The Oscillospiraceae bacterium genome contains a region encoding:
- the radC gene encoding DNA repair protein RadC has product MAVSNKNIHADHRERLHRRFLENGFRGLAGHEALEYMLTFSIPRKDVNPLAHRLIDHFGDFCRVLEASEAELQEVEGVGPATARLLAMVMEASRYYQHTRSAAPRTFEKMEQIAEFVVPLFHGVRVEQVYALYFDDRNSLIKWERLAEGGSNESAVSPRALAQRAVRLGATQVVLAHNHPGGLALPSQADLDFTASVGRVLYPLGIRLLDHIIVDSEGDYLSMEQTRRLPELGFGR; this is encoded by the coding sequence ATGGCGGTTTCAAACAAAAACATCCATGCGGATCACCGGGAGCGGCTGCACCGCCGCTTTTTGGAAAACGGCTTCAGGGGCCTTGCCGGGCACGAGGCGCTGGAATACATGCTCACCTTTTCCATCCCTCGAAAGGATGTGAACCCGCTGGCCCACCGCCTGATCGACCATTTCGGCGATTTTTGCCGGGTGCTGGAAGCCAGCGAGGCGGAACTGCAGGAGGTGGAAGGGGTGGGGCCCGCCACCGCGCGGCTGCTGGCCATGGTGATGGAGGCCAGCCGATATTACCAGCATACCCGCAGCGCGGCGCCCCGCACCTTTGAAAAAATGGAACAGATCGCCGAGTTTGTGGTGCCGCTGTTCCACGGGGTGAGGGTCGAACAGGTGTATGCGCTGTATTTCGACGACCGCAACAGCCTGATCAAGTGGGAACGGCTGGCCGAGGGCGGCAGCAACGAATCGGCGGTCTCGCCGCGGGCACTGGCGCAGCGGGCGGTGCGGCTGGGCGCCACCCAGGTGGTGCTGGCCCACAACCACCCGGGCGGCCTTGCGCTGCCCAGCCAGGCGGACCTGGACTTCACCGCTTCGGTGGGAAGGGTTCTGTACCCGCTGGGCATCCGCCTGCTGGATCATATCATTGTGGATTCCGAGGGGGACTACCTCTCGATGGAACAGACGCGGCGGCTGCCGGAATTGGGCTTTGGGCGCTGA